The following is a genomic window from Aphis gossypii isolate Hap1 chromosome X, ASM2018417v2, whole genome shotgun sequence.
ttatacgccgaataaatgtaatttgttaCGTATAAAACACGAAGAATATTCGTTAAATAGCTACCTTTTGAATTTTGACCCAAAATTGTACTTAAAGTAGATTAGATtaataatcaacaaaatattcacGTATCTTATAACACGTAATTGTGGTATACCATATACGtttaatactcgtatatattttgttaactaGCCAACTAGGGAATGAAAATTCCCCATTCATTACTTGCAAATgttgtgtaattataatttataattaggtacctatgtaaaaagttaaaatacttaaaaatgtataaaatgttcaaattttatGGCTTAGGAATTAGGAtcgaaattttaatacaaggtttcttataagtcaTGAGTAATTTAcgagtataaattgtattaaattaaacatgccGAAGCGATATCAATGAAAATAACGTCTTCATTCACGCCTATCTCTAACTACTAAATAGTATGTACCTAGTATGTACGGGGTGGTCCGAGGGGatactcatatttttattatataattattataacaaattgttgatttatcaaaaataaaataaaataaaattttgttagtTACCAAAAACTCTAAGAACACACGTTTTTTCAATAGCCATTTTAAGAGGACGTCGTACccacatgtgttgtctccgtctttcTATACAACGCATAATATACCTTTACTATAGCTTTACCAATATTTAGATTCAACAGTTCCAACTCTctgttataatgtattaactattaatgttattagtttaaatattaaataccaagGGAATTGACTGATTATCGATCTTAAAGGTAAAAACATCATCTGTGTTTTCTTTTTGggttttagtgtttttacaataggcatttaattttttaagtaaattatgaatacCTATCTAGatatctacataaaatattaaaatttaacaattgtcataggtacttaaataaaaaactaaaatagatATTGTAAAAGTCCAATAGAGAAAACAcagataatattcatattgataaagataggtacctttaaatttgataatatacctatgtcaaCTCActctaatatacctatacgtagcaacagttacaagttacaacaCAAAACTGGAACTGTTGAAGTGTTGAACCTAagtgtattatgatataatgcgATGATATTTTATGCTTAAGTAAAACCCACACAACTCATGTCCGTTTtcgtaagttaaaattttgacaacatttgatattttgtgtttaagtgATAGTATAAGAACTATATTGAAATATCCTAATTccttattcttataaatataacaactaataaagtatgaaattatataattttctagtGTACAATGTACTACATTTCTGATGATACTATTGAacagttttacttttttttgtgaCAACCCATCTACTATTACGTTAGTAAAGTTGATTCTTTAATCGAACAACACTCATCGtcatcattaatcattatttcaaaatgtatttatgtttttaaaataacaacgtTCAAcgataaaaccataaaaaaaaaccgctgtataattaatatataggtaatcactaacctattatatatagccatataagtaggtaggtatgtcatatatacctacgtatgtaAAACTAATGTCTGttgactttaaatattataaaatatctcttATAAACACTTTAACACTTATaccatactaaataattattagctaaatatataatatattatatatacctatatatatgtataatataattacaataaaaaaaaaagaaaatatgattttgtgATGACCTAATGAATAGGTAATTGTTACAACTAATAATCATGATAAACAGTGATCAAGAAATATTGTTCTGTGACTTGTGAGTACATCTACCTTTAATGTATACCAGAATAATACCAATGTATagtcttatttaaaatatagaataaacatGACATATTAGAAGTTTATTAATCATcagtcattaaaatttaattgatttatcaaATTTGACGAAAAAGTCTAAAAAGCCGTATTTCCGTTGTGtccattttcatattattaacgtacatggtatacattttacgttcacaataattcattttactttattatatttaaaatcaaagtgaatttatctattataaaatttataggtaaaattctatattattatacatttataatttgtaattttaaaatgctcataacttgctttgctttaaaataaaaatatcaaaaaacacaTACCTATACGAAATACTctagtaggtatttttatctttacattttatagtaggtcaaagtagtatagtatagtagtatagtaagtcaaatcactttaatattaaaaacaacatagTAAAATAGATCCTTCTGACCGTTAAATTTACAAGTTGTGCGTTAATAAAACTAAGATAGCCGTAATACTTATGGCCTACGAGCCGGGTATATAACATCCtctaaaaatcttaatatcCAAGTGTGAACACTATTGTTGATtaggtatctatttatattgctattgATCGTGGGtaaagtatacctattatttaatccTTCATAACAtaccacataataatataatataatacctatagccAGGTTTGGGTAGTATCTTTGATACatgtatcaaaaatacaattgtatctTGTATCGTGATacataacttttaagtatCAAGTATCATGATGTAtcttttttgtcaaaatatataagatactattattgtaaatttttttacctacTGAATACTACcgagaaatttaaattcaatctaTAGAaccttaaaaacttaaataaataaaacaatagagataatttttattgtgtgtattattaatattgttttgtgaaTAATTTCGTATGTATGTTTAGTATGGACATTATAGTGTATTGTGTAGTTAAtttacgtttaataataaattaataaaattcaattggaaatataaaagtatcatAACGTATCTGATGTATAAAAGATACATGTATCTTGTATCTAGATACACTAAATATCAGTATcatgatctttttttttagtatcttGCCCAACTCTGCATCCTGCCTAGagcaaacaaatatttaaacgagAATATGTCAtcgtttatttgtttgttgtaCACGCGATAATAGGTATGACGTATGTATACTAgactataacattatatacctagctattattataaattataaataaataggttcctatatcatagtataatatggtaaattaagcaattaaatattaacaccaAATTAAAGTAATCGACTCGAGGCTTATTTACAAGattgaattgttttaaatttaaactataaacctTGTACCTATAGAGTGTGAGTTCTTATAATTTACtcttatttactttaaaagttagtcataaatcgtaaaaaaaaaattacataaaaggTGGTActtcctatattataattaatatattagctataataaccaatatacatttatcgtTGTAACTGTAAAAGcgattaggtacatattattataataggtatctacataatacattacttATCTACATGAATGAATATTTGATGATTGAtggtacattaaatttaaaatttacaatttttacacaatGATAAGTAGGTAGTGATATTTAGtagatataagtatttagAGGACGTCAGAACATTGTTTTCTCTCTCTGATCCAAACACATCATACATAGATAAACCACagtcatttgaatttttttttgaacatagAGTAAGTTTTGAGGTAAGGACTTATCAATATGTCCAAATATTgtctcaaacaattttttattgattactgAACAGCAAAATTGGttacttacctatttttaagtattttaataagcgTGAAATGGacctaatacataaaattatgaaattgtacataatcttacagttataaatgtgatttgtaataggtactaatatagtacctaatacctattacctatcgcaattttgtaaattataattaaaattatttacctactgtgttttttctttatagttATCTATATAAGCAATAAGCATAGTAGGTAATGTTCGTACTGTTACCTTTTGTCTTTAGCTataacttttttgtttattcgtgcctattttttaaacatttaaaaattaatcatacctACTTTTTCTGTTTTTCAGTTGGTACACAAGGTACATCTACAAAGTGGTGTAATGTAACAACCAAAACCACAGATAAGTTTCTCTTATGCTTTAGAATTATGTATCCCGATCGTAAATACTATCGTCCAATGACATTATCAGATTAGAGTCTCAATTTTTGGAAAACCGTAAAATTGTCTTAttcttatgatataataatgtaccaaatacttttttgaaaatttcaaaaacataatttgctTTAggtcaatttttattcaattttaattttcttttttaaaactgaaaatatgaTCACCAAAATGGCcatcttgaaaattaaaaaaaaattgaatcttatatcataaattcagaattttcatatttattattgtaaaaaaatgcatttaaaattaaaatatattgattttttcatgAAGATATAGTAAGGGTGATACGCGACTTTTAggacatacaaaaaaaaaaaaaaagtgtagtaTCTATACCTAGCCTTTAGGTATAAGCGTATAGCAGTATAGGTTATATAGTACTTACCTAGATGTTCAATAACCTTTTACAAtgactacctatattaaatttaatatacctgaTGAatgttattctaaaattaagaCAATAAACCTTTCCACCAGGAAACTGGCTCGCTCTTGTACTCTCGCGggaatatttaacttattatctatgattAAAAAccgtaggtacttattattataaaaaattatataagtttgaTGTCACAATAAGtatgtgaaataaatatattaggtgtgtttaataattatagtaggtacttgtGGTTATTTATCAATGTACAGTATAAAGGGCACTAGTTTATTCTCCTCAACCTCcacgtaaaaatgtaaataagaaattattttcaatagagCTAATAATTAACTCAATattgactaaaaattaaaatcttaggATACAAATAACTATTGGAAAAAATTTGTTACCTAGTTCATCACTAAGTAGTGTTTATTTCAGTCGAAATGAGTAGTGTTGAAAGTTAATGATatcttattgttttatatgcaCAGTTTCTTGGTCCTTCacacaaataattgttatggAATTATTAGTGAACTGTATGTgtactaaatacataaaaaatttactgaattatttaaaatttattttattataaatacacaggATCAATtttcatactaaaaaaaaatcgtacaccactaaacaattattaagtcaaataatatagaaattttatatgttgaattaattttttataagtacctagcCTTCTAGGTAATGATTATCAGGAActgaaacttaaaatataagttaaaaacaatataaaaaataaattttactttaataaagaaaaaataacataataatgttaatatcacatatttttgttcatattatacaagtaaaaaaaataagcattttagtttataagttaattagcaatataaattagttcatgtattatacatataataagtacataatgaatgaatacaaatattatagatgcaaagtaattaaaataacaaaaaatgttataaaatcatgaataataaatattgaatataaatactttgagGGAAATTCTATAATTTCCTCCTAAAAGTAGTActgaatgatttaatattaaattgtaataaaatctcTTGAAATTGCATATTGGTAGTTACTTCATatgtaatttcataaaaatttctcTGTAAATActcatagataaaataatattctaatagttttatttaaggaACTCGCTATGCTTtggttttaattgtaaaaataatatttttgccatttattgattaatttatcacatacaatatacatcaaggcaacataaaaaaaaagttgtatataataaattaccactGTTCTCAGGTGGTTAGCTATTAACTAATATGTAGCATTTAAAACTGCATTTGTTTAAGCATTTTACAactgattcatttttaataatatatgatctaCTTTATTTGCTTTATTTGTTCCAATTATATGGATGAGTGTCTCAATACTCTCAatgcttacatttttaaattaaattttcatttttttttttttttaatcattattaaaatatagatttaaaccaaataatttgtttttttaagaaaatagcAATTTGGGTTATTCTATGTCTTACAAGCTATTGTTGCTAaaggaatattttaatttgtcaaataaaaatgtattgttctGCTAACTTGTTTATCTAAAAACGTATTATGATAgcgtattacaatatttttgaatactaaatatgatatttataatgagtATAACCAGATTAAGTTTCAGTCATgttacaatgttatattataaacattaagtttcaaataaaataaataaacaatgatgAATCTTATGGTGTAactaattatcttaaaaaattacattttaatggtaataaaacatgtgaattaattttggtaaataatattattttttcattaattattaatattatttgaggtTTAAgtttatactacataatagttgtaatattaatgatttcgaAAGATGATTGTATcagactaaaattaataaaaattgacataattaattttaagaagagtattatagtcaaaatgttaattaacaaaaatcataatgtaatattgttattaagttaagacaaaatatagataaaaatatctatacatttttaatagttgtaactatagaaattattattcaagtcACTAGCATCCttctgaatattaaaataatcattaaataaatataatatattatattattcatgatcATTTTTAAGTTGATTGATTCTActgtcatattttaatgttttattagtaggagaaaaaatatatatattaataatattaataaatagaataaaacttttttagtgCCTATGTATTGATGTGCTTggcttttttaatatagttgaatatcaaatatctgtttgattaaaattaattatcttatgATTGATATAtcaacttttatatattattattaaatttacctatgcaatttattaatgattaatattcatatttcttacataataacaataaattaaaaactatggtttatagtttatacttgtTATTTACAGATTATTTTTGGGAAAACCTTACGAAAGTAATagtttgattattaaacaaacaataaagcAAGTGATTATCTGtataccaatataaaataaaataatacattataaatttaggttaaaaattataacagaccatgacaattaataaattggttattggtaataatatgacaaGAGAGctcctaataaaaaaaattcaatgtattaattataataattaaaaaaaaaaaaaaaaaaaaaaaaaacaattttgggcttattaatttttagaaatatttattttttctaaattaataacaaaaatagagAGATTAAACTGAATTATGGTATCTTATCCAAATTACAGTTTCGTCTAAAGAAATTTAGTaagatatgatttaaaatttcaatcctTTATGTTTACGCTTTATTCGTGCATATGGTCCAATGCTAGGatccattataaaatcatacagCACACTTGTCCATGAATGGTGTTGaggtaaattatcataaaactctggtgcaatttttttaacctaaatgcataattaatatattttaaaattttgtatttacaatattttaaaatagaaactctaagagtaaaaatatattaacatttttgatattttatattaaataaatgttatgtataaaactaaataatatgaatgtattttaaaatagtttaatgtgataatataattgaaattaaaatagcattttagaattttaaatgcttgaaacattaaatattgcattatataatataacttaactataaaatataaaatgataataaatgagcagattatttaaatttcttatatatgtaaaataaacttaaatgaaataaGTCTAATTGACTGTTAAAATTGATgagaatacaaaatacaataaacttttgtttgtatattcaAGTTTAAGTTACCAAAAACtacttataagaaattattcttaatactCACTTGAGGAAGTTTAGAACCAGGAACAAATGGAAAATCATGATGTTCATTGTGATAGCCaacattaaatgttataaaatttaatgggcCATAATATGAGTATGTTTCATACCCTTTATGAAACATATAATGTTCAGAAATAAAATGTCCTGCTACTGGATGAAGACCCATTGCCATCAACGAACCAGCTAAcatatatgttattacttttgtacctaggaaaaaatttatttacacaacattatcaactaaataatacttaagattttatatacattttaaagttcaGTTTATATCATAAGcttacctaaatataaatatacccaATAATTAAATGCCAACTGAATAACAACACTAATGATTTCAAGTGCAGTAGGATTTTTTGGATAAACAAACATAGGTCTTAAAGCATAAAAAAATGGTTGCAATAATACCCAGATAAACTTTCCAAATGTTGAGTTGAATAATTTTGCTTCAACATATGTAGGTATGTCTGTGTCAAGTTTCTCATCTCCTTgatactatatacaataaaataatgaagtaaATTATGTTAACTGTATTGGttcaataaatgtttagtacaaaatacattgtaaattaaGTATcgtaaagataattttttaaatacacttttttttatcaaaccaaGAACAATAAGTTATAGATTTTACATTAGACACtgttgttgtatttataagatagtataaaatatatcacctatagtaaactataaacaatttattgatgaattatattatttacccgATGATGTTCTAGATGATAGTGTTTAAAAGTGACAGAGAATGGAAGTCCAATGGGTAAGTTAGCAAACATacccaataatttattatacattggaTATTTTGGTCCAAATCCCATATTATGGGCAATTTCATGGATtgctgaaaatatttattaaaataataatcaatatagaagtaaaaagtaattaagtaagtagtttacaattaaaattagtaaattatatcttaCCAAGCATCAATGAATGATTTACAACACCTCCAAAACAATAGGCTAATATTATGACAGTTGaccattttaaatcattaataaaaaaaagagatCCCAATTGCAATATTGTAGTAATTACAACAAtccatttaaaattcttatctGGACCATAAAGTTTCTTGATTTCTGGATGCTTTTCTGgaatcaaataataacattatcattgaattttaattttaatattttctatgctTTTGTGTTAAGAtaaggttatttatttttgtaaaaataattagtgcatgataattataaaaatatagtttttattataaaaatgattaaattacatttgaaatacaaataaattcattacaaattattatttttatattaacaagatgatttaaaaaaaattattggaaaaccacatttatgataattgatttcataatttagaatagtatctagaatttattattataactcaactcagtataaaatattgttatatataccatactcaattattaaatttttttagaatattaagtaGTTTTATaggaatacaatattttatttgggaCAAATTTCTTTCAATGCTTCAATACTCTAATGGTcatctttatttaaacatttatactacagcataaattgtatagatttaaaactgttaaaaaagatatttgaggttttcatataaaaacttaatatttaaaaatttattaaaaagttgaatACATTGCTTAATACACATAATGGATATAccacaaatatttaacttcaatAAACTATGTTTTAAAGTTTACTCTAGGGGTGGCCAACCCAAATGATCTTGCAGGCCACTTtgtaaatacattacaatCCTGCAGgccacatataaaaaaataaaagtattttgccccaatacaaaaaaaaatggagtaaacattataaacaaaattaattattattataaaataagttttggtgtattaattatttgaaataaacagaatgaattattatttatttttatttattattattattttataacaatgcaATTAATTGCTATATGCTGGTGTctactcgtatatatttttatcagattagattagaattattacttttgttgcgattacgtttttaataatacagatGGGCATTCCAGAATATTCTATCAgcgcaaaaataatttttttttttgtaaatatttgaaaatgtcgcGGGCCGCAAAATTTTCTAAGGCAAGCCGCGCGTTGGCCATCCCTGGTTTACTCGTATAACCTATGATATgacaaatagaataaaatgacTCAACTTAGGTACTAAttgtaaagtataaaaacaactgGGTCAACTGTTTACATCTTTTTGGTTTGTtcttaagtaattaaaactgaagaattacaatttttcaaactaaGCAAATTATATAGACAccccaaaattataatataaatacttataaatgaataagtataaacaatgatttgaaatagtatttataatcaataatattaataaaaaaataaatcttagtaatatttaattaattgtttttatttcaactttattacacttattataaaacattaataatactaatttgaTTGAACTCATAATCAAACCaagatataaatgtatagttctactaaaactaaaaatgattagctttgataaaattgtttatatataattatatgatttatagttGGAAGTTAGATGTCAATGTTCAACAAAGATAATGCTGCCAAGGATGATAGTACATATAGaaactgataattttaataattaattttaatcgacTAAGTAAGATTTATGAATCAAATTAACTGTCACGAAAATGAATAGATTTTAAGATCATTTATtggcataataaatatacttgttgagttttaaaaatatttattaatagttattatgatataagtttatatgtatacctagataattttttattgaattccaTTGAATAACATCTCATCTTATTTTATGGTAAAAGTTagctttaattataaaaggattttttaaattttaataaaatatctttatgtaaattgtatttcatgaaagattttaatttagaattctTATAAAACTACGTTTTCCCTTCAGCGTCTAGCATGAATTACCAGTCTGGACATAGTTAACgtcttaagttaaaaaatattgtaatttatttataattattaattaataataaaaataatatctttacaaattataactacatggttttcaatttattgagTATAGAGTGTATTACTACactcaaaacaaatttttgtaattcattgttcaacattttaattaatacattttgaacaaaaatattatctatcaatcgttaaatatgcaaaaacctctaaaatatgcaaacaaatgcaaaataaaatttcatatttgaatTCTCAGTACTATAAAACGTAATTGTACATCACTCTGCTGTTTTACATCACCTATGATGGATATGCAAATGCTATAAATCCTGAACCCTGATTATATATgctattattgctattatataaaactctATATAAAACAAGAgtgattaaaag
Proteins encoded in this region:
- the LOC114125028 gene encoding sphingolipid delta(4)-desaturase DES1, coding for MGAKVSRTDFEWSPTEEPHATRRKEILEKHPEIKKLYGPDKNFKWIVVITTILQLGSLFFINDLKWSTVIILAYCFGGVVNHSLMLAIHEIAHNMGFGPKYPMYNKLLGMFANLPIGLPFSVTFKHYHLEHHRYQGDEKLDTDIPTYVEAKLFNSTFGKFIWVLLQPFFYALRPMFVYPKNPTALEIISVVIQLAFNYWVYLYLGTKVITYMLAGSLMAMGLHPVAGHFISEHYMFHKGYETYSYYGPLNFITFNVGYHNEHHDFPFVPGSKLPQVKKIAPEFYDNLPQHHSWTSVLYDFIMDPSIGPYARIKRKHKGLKF